TCTTTCTAGACACCCATCACATTGGTGATTACAGCAAATATGCCATCCAGAACGATGATGACCACTATGGCCGTGACCACCGCAGAGGTGGCTGCACTTCCCACCTCCGAGGCACTGCGGCCGCACTGCATACCACGCAAGCAACCGGTCATGGCGATGACAAT
The DNA window shown above is from Deltaproteobacteria bacterium and carries:
- a CDS encoding ABC transporter permease; this encodes IVIAMTGCLRGMQCGRSASEVGSAATSAVVTAIVVIIVLDGIFAVITNVMGV